The Manihot esculenta cultivar AM560-2 chromosome 11, M.esculenta_v8, whole genome shotgun sequence genome includes a region encoding these proteins:
- the LOC110625989 gene encoding protein ALP1-like isoform X2, translating into MGPIRGYKKRKKIDKRTEENGSGSGSAEKEGPVDWWDEFSKRINGFQSPSKSLDKFEQVFRITRKTFNYICSLVEEDMTAKSREFMFLNGKVLSLHDQVAVALRRLGSGDSLVTVADSFGLNHSTVSQVTWRFVEAMEEKGLQHLKWPSSESEMAEIKSKFEKIQGLPNCCGVAETTHIMMLLSSSDPSSNVWHDHEKNHSMILQAVVDPEMRFLDIVTGWPGKMQDWVVFQSSNFHELCERGERLNGKKLQLSEGTEIREYIIGDSGFPLLPYLIVPYEEKELSEPKAEFNKWLSATQTVAQRALARLKEMWRIIHGVMWRPDKHRLPRIILVCCLLHNIIIDLEDEAQGDIPLSHEHDPDYQQQICEFVDIKGAYLRDKLSLYLSGRLPP; encoded by the exons ATGGGTCCTATAAGAGGGTacaaaaagaggaaaaagataGATAAAAGGACCGAAGAGAATGGTTCTGGTTCTGGGTCTGCAGAGAAGGAAGGGCCTGTGGATTGGTGGGACGAGTTCTCCAAGAGGATTAATG GTTTTCAATCTCCATCAAAGAGTTTGGACAAGTTTGAACAAGTTTTCAGGATTACTAGAAAAACCTTTAATTACATTTGTTCGCTTGTggaggaagatatgactgctaaGTCAAGGGAATTCATGTTTCTAAACGGCAAGGTTTTATCTTTGCATGATCAGGTAGCTGTAGCTTTAAGAAGGCTGGGTTCTGGTGATTCACTAGTGACAGTTGCTGATTCATTTGGGTTGAACCACTCAACTGTCTCCCAAGTAACCTGGCGTTTTGTAGAGGCTATGGAAGAGAAAGGGCTTCAACACCTAAAATGGCCTTCTAGTGAATCAGAAATGGCAGAAATCAAATCTAAGTTTGAGAAAATACAAGGTCTCCCTAATTGTTGTGGTGTGGCTGAAACAACTCACATTATGATGCTGTTGTCTTCCTCAGACCCCTCGAGTAATGTGTGGCATGATCATGAGAAAAATCACAGTATGATCTTGCAGGCAGTTGTAGACCCTGAGATGAGGTTCCTAGACATCGTCACTGGATGGCCCGGAAAAATGCAAGATTGGGTCGTGTTTCAAAGTTCAAACTTCCATGAACTTTGTGAAAGAGGAGAAAGGTTGAATGGGAAAAAACTACAGCTCTCTGAAGGTACAGAAATACGGGAATATATAATTGGAGATTCCGGCTTTCCTCTGCTGCCATATCTTATTGTTCCATATGAGGAGAAAGAACTGTCAGAACCGAAAGCTGAGTTCAACAAATGGCTTTCTGCAACTCAGACGGTAGCCCAAAGAGCATTAGCAAGGTTGAAGGAGATGTGGAGAATCATTCACGGAGTAATGTGGAGACCTGACAAACATAGGTTGCCTAGGATTATTCTAGTCTGCTGCTTGCTCCATAACATAATCATTGATTTGGAAGATGAGGCACAAGGTGATATTCCTTTGTCTCATGAGCATGATCCAGACTATCAACAACAGATTTGTGAATTCGTCGACATAAAAGGTGCGTATCTGAGAGACAAGCTCTCGTTATACTTATCTGGAAGACTGCCACCCTGA
- the LOC110625989 gene encoding protein ALP1-like isoform X1 yields the protein MGPIRGYKKRKKIDKRTEENGSGSGSAEKEGPVDWWDEFSKRINGFQSPSKSLDKFEQVFRITRKTFNYICSLVEEDMTAKSREFMFLNGKVLSLHDQVAVALRRLGSGDSLVTVADSFGLNHSTVSQVTWRFVEAMEEKGLQHLKWPSSESEMAEIKSKFEKIQGLPNCCGVAETTHIMMLLSSSDPSSNVWHDHEKNHSMILQAVVDPEMRFLDIVTGWPGKMQDWVVFQSSNFHELCERGERLNGKKLQLSEGTEIREYIIGDSGFPLLPYLIVPYEEKELSEPKAEFNKWLSATQTVAQRALARLKEMWRIIHGVMWRPDKHRLPRIILVCCLLHNIIIDLEDEAQGDIPLSHEHDPDYQQQICEFVDIKVTPSRKKIQASIVSPYPSAVPQFTREEMFHRI from the exons ATGGGTCCTATAAGAGGGTacaaaaagaggaaaaagataGATAAAAGGACCGAAGAGAATGGTTCTGGTTCTGGGTCTGCAGAGAAGGAAGGGCCTGTGGATTGGTGGGACGAGTTCTCCAAGAGGATTAATG GTTTTCAATCTCCATCAAAGAGTTTGGACAAGTTTGAACAAGTTTTCAGGATTACTAGAAAAACCTTTAATTACATTTGTTCGCTTGTggaggaagatatgactgctaaGTCAAGGGAATTCATGTTTCTAAACGGCAAGGTTTTATCTTTGCATGATCAGGTAGCTGTAGCTTTAAGAAGGCTGGGTTCTGGTGATTCACTAGTGACAGTTGCTGATTCATTTGGGTTGAACCACTCAACTGTCTCCCAAGTAACCTGGCGTTTTGTAGAGGCTATGGAAGAGAAAGGGCTTCAACACCTAAAATGGCCTTCTAGTGAATCAGAAATGGCAGAAATCAAATCTAAGTTTGAGAAAATACAAGGTCTCCCTAATTGTTGTGGTGTGGCTGAAACAACTCACATTATGATGCTGTTGTCTTCCTCAGACCCCTCGAGTAATGTGTGGCATGATCATGAGAAAAATCACAGTATGATCTTGCAGGCAGTTGTAGACCCTGAGATGAGGTTCCTAGACATCGTCACTGGATGGCCCGGAAAAATGCAAGATTGGGTCGTGTTTCAAAGTTCAAACTTCCATGAACTTTGTGAAAGAGGAGAAAGGTTGAATGGGAAAAAACTACAGCTCTCTGAAGGTACAGAAATACGGGAATATATAATTGGAGATTCCGGCTTTCCTCTGCTGCCATATCTTATTGTTCCATATGAGGAGAAAGAACTGTCAGAACCGAAAGCTGAGTTCAACAAATGGCTTTCTGCAACTCAGACGGTAGCCCAAAGAGCATTAGCAAGGTTGAAGGAGATGTGGAGAATCATTCACGGAGTAATGTGGAGACCTGACAAACATAGGTTGCCTAGGATTATTCTAGTCTGCTGCTTGCTCCATAACATAATCATTGATTTGGAAGATGAGGCACAAGGTGATATTCCTTTGTCTCATGAGCATGATCCAGACTATCAACAACAGATTTGTGAATTCGTCGACATAAAAG TTACTCCCTCAAGGAAAAAGATACAAGCCTCAATAGTGAGTCCATATCCCAGTGCAGTGCCTCAGTTCACCCGTGAAGAAATGTTTCACAGGATCTGA